The Thermoanaerobaculia bacterium genome has a segment encoding these proteins:
- a CDS encoding PaaI family thioesterase, whose translation MEYVTDEPFRGAISDPRAFQQSGLETFKRFIRGELPGPPISRLVGMKPTEAGLGKATFTMPITRWLEDGFGLYWGGVYALFADAPLASAIWTTLPPGKAITTSELSMSFVRPMSRKTANMIGRAETVHSGNQVGLSMVQITDQDGRMLAFGSSRCLITDVPAELTSRSAPEPTPAETPDPWLRPGPENGYFRLDEVTRGTPIDLQRKSMTREPFPVWRLTGYRPTRIEEGRVEAVVPSSAWFSNGGPGIYGGLLAWASEFTMGASVYSTLAAGDVFATLDMHIRFTRPALVDSGDLKFSATVRHRGRRLRVTSCDVDNADGKRVAMATSSALVVEGGVRELMKGRLPEEILAGTGNESEAR comes from the coding sequence ATGGAATACGTCACCGACGAACCGTTCCGAGGGGCGATCTCCGACCCGCGGGCGTTCCAGCAATCGGGCCTGGAGACGTTCAAGCGATTCATCCGGGGCGAGCTTCCCGGCCCTCCGATCTCGAGGCTCGTCGGGATGAAACCGACCGAAGCCGGCCTGGGCAAGGCGACGTTCACGATGCCGATCACGCGCTGGCTGGAGGACGGCTTCGGCCTCTACTGGGGCGGCGTGTACGCGCTCTTCGCCGATGCTCCTCTCGCCTCCGCGATCTGGACGACCCTTCCGCCGGGAAAGGCGATCACGACGTCCGAGCTCAGCATGTCTTTCGTGCGTCCGATGAGCCGAAAGACGGCCAACATGATCGGACGCGCCGAAACCGTCCACTCGGGAAACCAGGTCGGCCTCTCGATGGTCCAGATCACGGACCAGGACGGCCGGATGCTCGCCTTCGGGAGCAGCCGCTGCCTGATCACGGACGTTCCGGCCGAGCTCACGAGCCGTTCCGCTCCCGAGCCGACGCCGGCCGAGACGCCGGATCCCTGGCTTCGGCCGGGACCGGAGAACGGGTATTTCCGCCTCGACGAAGTCACGCGCGGAACGCCGATCGACCTTCAGCGGAAATCGATGACGCGCGAGCCCTTTCCCGTCTGGCGGCTCACCGGGTACCGGCCGACGCGCATCGAGGAGGGCCGAGTCGAGGCGGTCGTCCCCTCGTCCGCCTGGTTCTCGAACGGCGGTCCCGGAATCTACGGGGGGCTCCTCGCGTGGGCGTCGGAGTTCACGATGGGAGCGTCGGTGTACTCGACGCTCGCGGCCGGCGACGTGTTCGCGACGCTCGACATGCACATCCGGTTCACGAGGCCGGCCCTGGTCGATTCCGGAGACCTCAAGTTCTCCGCCACGGTTCGTCACCGCGGCCGGCGGCTCCGCGTCACATCCTGCGACGTCGACAACGCCGATGGCAAGCGCGTCGCGATGGCGACCTCGTCCGCCCTCGTCGTCGAGGGCGGCGTCCGCGAGCTCATGAAGGGTCGTCTGCCGGAAGAAATCCTCGCGGGCACGGGAAACGAGTCGGAAGCGCGCTGA
- a CDS encoding DUF4388 domain-containing protein — MNSAICFDGRLEETPVPLVLHRIVQRRAKGTLTLARPSERIHLFFVDGELKAANSTRAGMRLGDALLVHGVLPEEEFEEAVHSVKGGRGGRIGKILVQKGLVSRNVLDAETRSHFEEIFFSCFAWREGDFGFLPSSGQLDSDVSLDLPTAALIIEGVRRESVNQPDVKALGDPAFFGRATPLTTELQSLRLSSEEAYFLSLCDGKTRLRDILRLGRSRVEGAQTLYTLLACGLIEFVPGSSGAVSAAEDVPFLPSADSWDAAAEADPQARDERARAAYTEALASLAKGNYPEAIVLLQECVRLFPDNVEYRFQLGGALSRNPLWRRRALVQYREALDLDPFREELLFSFAELLLAEKKFAAALEIARRLDARYPNSPRNQSILDRCRSAAASPPDSGEVGRLLEHGGWVPSPRFRETPH; from the coding sequence TTGAACTCGGCAATCTGTTTCGACGGACGCCTGGAAGAAACCCCCGTTCCGCTCGTCCTCCATCGGATCGTCCAGCGGCGGGCCAAGGGAACGCTCACGCTCGCCCGGCCCTCTGAAAGAATCCACCTCTTCTTCGTGGACGGCGAGCTGAAGGCCGCCAACTCCACCCGAGCCGGAATGCGCCTCGGAGATGCGCTCCTCGTTCACGGCGTGCTGCCCGAAGAGGAGTTCGAAGAGGCGGTGCACTCCGTCAAGGGCGGCCGCGGAGGGCGCATCGGGAAAATCCTCGTCCAGAAGGGGCTGGTGTCGCGGAACGTCCTCGACGCCGAGACGCGGAGTCACTTCGAGGAGATCTTCTTCTCCTGTTTCGCGTGGCGCGAGGGCGACTTCGGGTTCCTTCCTTCCTCGGGACAGCTCGACTCCGACGTCTCGCTCGACCTTCCGACGGCGGCCCTGATCATCGAAGGGGTCCGCCGGGAATCCGTCAACCAGCCCGACGTGAAGGCCCTCGGCGACCCGGCGTTCTTCGGCCGCGCCACACCCCTCACGACCGAGCTCCAGTCGCTCCGGCTCAGCTCCGAAGAGGCCTATTTCCTTTCGCTCTGCGACGGAAAGACCCGGCTGCGCGACATCCTTCGTCTCGGCAGGTCCCGCGTGGAGGGCGCCCAGACGCTCTACACCCTCCTCGCGTGCGGACTGATCGAGTTCGTCCCGGGGTCGTCGGGCGCCGTGTCGGCGGCGGAGGACGTCCCCTTCCTTCCGTCCGCCGACTCCTGGGACGCGGCGGCGGAGGCCGACCCGCAGGCGCGCGACGAGCGCGCCCGCGCCGCCTACACCGAGGCTCTGGCGTCGCTCGCGAAGGGAAACTACCCGGAGGCGATCGTTCTCCTGCAGGAATGCGTTCGCCTGTTTCCGGACAACGTCGAGTATCGCTTCCAGCTCGGCGGCGCGCTCTCCCGCAACCCGCTGTGGCGGCGGCGGGCGCTCGTCCAGTACCGGGAAGCGCTCGATCTCGACCCTTTCCGCGAAGAGCTCCTCTTCTCCTTCGCCGAGCTCCTCCTCGCCGAGAAGAAGTTCGCGGCGGCCCTCGAGATCGCACGCCGCCTCGACGCCCGCTACCCGAACTCGCCGCGCAACCAGAGCATCCTCGATCGGTGCCGTTCCGCGGCGGCGTCGCCACCCGATTCCGGGGAGGTCGGCCGCCTCCTGGAGCACGGCGGATGGGTCCCCTCCCCGCGCTTCCGCGAAACGCCGCACTGA